From Vitis vinifera cultivar Pinot Noir 40024 chromosome 3, ASM3070453v1, the proteins below share one genomic window:
- the LOC100244413 gene encoding protein CYSTEINE-RICH TRANSMEMBRANE MODULE 9, giving the protein MSHSHQAPEVYPPPPSTAYPSSGPYVAPPPAGYPMKDAPNPQNPPPVETKSRGEGFWKGCCAALCCCCVLDACF; this is encoded by the exons ATGAGTCACTCACACCAGGCTCCag AAGTGTATCCTCCACCACCATCCACAGCATACCCATCATCAGGACCATATGTAGCTCCACCCCCAGCTGGCTACCCCATGAAAGATGCTCCCAACCCCCAAAATCCTCCTCCAGTTGAAACCAAGTCCAGGGGTGAGGGCTTCTGGAAAGGATG TTGTGCTGCCTTGTGTTGCTGCTGTGTCTTGGATGCTTGCTTCTGA